Proteins from one Spirochaetota bacterium genomic window:
- the amrA gene encoding AmmeMemoRadiSam system protein A: MVQLNDEQKKKLLVLARRTIEEYLQKRTLPKVDYNNDFSDEVFKQKCGAFVTLHKHGALRGCIGYVKGIKTIPEAVVDMAKASAFEDPRFEPLRKDELDDIDIEISVLTPVEPVKDIGEIVICRDGLIISNGFRAGLLLPQVATEYGWDVKTFLEHTCYKAGLPADAWKWENTKIEKFSAIVFGEKELNIR; the protein is encoded by the coding sequence ATGGTACAGTTGAATGATGAGCAAAAGAAGAAATTACTTGTGCTTGCACGGCGTACAATTGAAGAATATTTACAAAAACGTACATTGCCAAAAGTTGATTATAACAACGATTTTTCAGATGAAGTATTTAAACAAAAATGTGGTGCATTTGTAACACTGCATAAACATGGAGCATTACGTGGCTGTATTGGTTATGTGAAAGGGATTAAAACCATACCCGAAGCTGTTGTTGATATGGCAAAAGCTTCTGCATTTGAGGATCCGCGTTTTGAACCTTTACGAAAAGATGAGCTTGATGATATAGATATTGAGATTTCAGTTTTAACACCTGTAGAGCCTGTTAAAGATATAGGGGAGATAGTTATCTGTAGAGATGGCCTGATAATAAGTAATGGATTCAGGGCGGGATTACTTTTACCACAGGTTGCAACAGAGTATGGATGGGATGTTAAAACGTTTTTAGAGCATACATGCTATAAAGCAGGATTGCCTGCTGATGCGTGGAAATGGGAAAATACAAAAATAGAGAAATTTTCAGCAATAGTTTTTGGCGAAAAGGAATTAAACATACGATAA